Proteins from one Bacteroides mediterraneensis genomic window:
- a CDS encoding sodium ion-translocating decarboxylase subunit beta: MGEFASFLQNNLADFWTYTGFHNATIQHVVMILVGIFFIYLAVAKEFEPMLLIPIGFGILIGNIPFNMEAGLKVGLYEEGSVLNILYQGVTSGWYPPLIFLGIGAMTDFSALISNPKLMLIGAAAQFGIFGAYMIALAWGFDPMQAGAIGIIGGADGPTAIFLSSKLAPNLMGAIAVSAYSYMALVPVIQPPIMRLLTTKKERLIRMKAPRAVSHTEKVMFPIVGLLLTCFLVPSGLPLLGMLFFGNLLKESGVTRRLAETARGPLIDTITILLGLTVGASTQASEFLTVDSLKIFGLGALSFVIATASGVIFVKIFNLILPKNDKINPLIGNAGVSAVPDSARISQVVGLEYDPSNYLLMHAMGPNVAGVIGSAVAAGILLGFLI, from the coding sequence ATGGGAGAATTTGCTAGTTTTTTACAGAATAACCTGGCCGATTTCTGGACCTATACCGGCTTTCATAACGCCACCATCCAACATGTGGTGATGATTCTGGTCGGTATCTTTTTCATTTATCTGGCTGTGGCAAAAGAGTTTGAGCCGATGTTGCTGATTCCCATCGGCTTCGGTATCCTGATTGGTAACATTCCCTTCAATATGGAAGCCGGACTGAAAGTCGGGCTTTACGAGGAAGGGTCCGTCTTGAATATTTTGTACCAGGGAGTGACTTCCGGCTGGTATCCGCCCCTCATCTTCCTGGGTATCGGGGCCATGACCGATTTTTCGGCCCTGATATCCAATCCGAAGCTGATGCTGATTGGGGCGGCAGCACAGTTTGGTATCTTTGGAGCTTACATGATTGCTCTTGCGTGGGGATTCGACCCGATGCAGGCAGGAGCCATCGGTATCATTGGTGGTGCCGACGGTCCGACAGCTATCTTCCTTTCGTCCAAGCTGGCGCCTAACCTGATGGGAGCCATCGCTGTGTCGGCCTATTCCTACATGGCCCTTGTACCGGTGATACAGCCGCCTATCATGCGTTTGCTTACTACTAAGAAGGAAAGGCTGATTCGTATGAAAGCGCCGCGTGCTGTATCCCATACAGAGAAAGTGATGTTCCCGATTGTAGGCTTGTTACTGACCTGCTTCCTGGTACCGTCCGGTTTGCCTTTGCTGGGTATGCTGTTCTTCGGTAACTTGTTGAAGGAAAGTGGCGTGACCCGCCGTCTGGCTGAAACCGCCCGTGGTCCGCTGATTGATACCATCACTATTCTGTTGGGACTTACTGTGGGAGCTTCCACTCAGGCTTCTGAATTCCTGACTGTAGATTCCTTGAAGATTTTCGGTTTGGGTGCTTTGTCATTCGTGATTGCTACCGCTTCCGGTGTGATTTTCGTGAAGATATTCAACTTGATTCTTCCCAAGAACGATAAAATCAATCCGCTTATCGGTAATGCCGGTGTGTCTGCAGTGCCCGACTCTGCCCGCATCTCGCAGGTAGTAGGGTTGGAATACGATCCGAGCAACTATCTGCTGATGCATGCTATGGGTCCGAACGTGGCCGGTGTCATCGGTTCGGCGGTAGCTGCCGGTATTTTGCTGGGATTTTTGATTTAA
- a CDS encoding biotin/lipoyl-containing protein has translation MKEYRYKINGNLYKVTVGDIEDNNVHVEVNGTAYTVELEKKAGPKIKPVVRTAATTPAAPPPAVSRPVVAGSKSGIKSPLPGVILEIKVKEGDAVKRGQTLLVLEAMKMENDIKADRDGKVTAIKVSKGESILEGTDLIIIE, from the coding sequence ATGAAAGAATACAGATATAAAATCAACGGAAATCTTTATAAGGTGACCGTGGGAGACATAGAAGACAACAATGTACATGTAGAAGTGAATGGAACGGCCTATACCGTAGAACTGGAGAAAAAGGCCGGTCCGAAAATCAAGCCGGTAGTCCGTACGGCGGCTACTACTCCGGCTGCTCCTCCTCCTGCCGTAAGCCGTCCGGTAGTAGCAGGAAGCAAATCGGGTATCAAGTCTCCGCTTCCGGGTGTCATTCTGGAAATCAAAGTGAAAGAAGGAGATGCCGTGAAACGTGGGCAGACGCTGCTCGTACTTGAAGCCATGAAGATGGAAAACGACATCAAAGCCGACCGTGACGGTAAGGTGACTGCCATCAAGGTGAGCAAAGGAGAATCAATACTCGAAGGTACAGACCTGATAATCATTGAATAA
- a CDS encoding OadG family transporter subunit → MKIHKSGIFLALLLLVGLSSCKEQNTTSKLLINEVLVNNETNFQDDYGVHSSWVEIFNRAYSSADLAGCYLKVSSQPGDTVSYFIPKGDVLTLLKPRQHALFWADGAPRRGTFHTNFVLSKTQDNWIGLYDSGKKLLDEVVVPAGILQADQSYARVGDGSAEWEVKGGSEDKYVTPSTNNQTIESNPKMEKFERHDPVGIGMAISAMSVVFCGLILLYLCFKFVGKLAVKLRKRNAMKAQNVTDKQEAKERKLGEAPGEVIAAISMALHEAQGADHDVEETILTISRVKRSYSPWSSKIYTLRETPHKK, encoded by the coding sequence ATGAAAATACATAAAAGCGGAATATTTCTGGCCTTGTTGCTGCTGGTCGGTTTGTCGTCCTGTAAGGAACAGAACACCACTTCCAAATTGCTTATCAATGAGGTGCTGGTGAATAATGAAACCAACTTTCAGGACGATTATGGCGTACATAGCAGTTGGGTGGAAATATTCAACCGAGCATACAGTAGTGCTGATTTGGCCGGATGCTATCTGAAAGTAAGCAGTCAGCCGGGTGATACCGTTTCTTATTTTATTCCGAAAGGGGATGTGTTGACTTTACTGAAACCTCGTCAGCATGCCTTGTTTTGGGCTGATGGTGCGCCGAGAAGAGGAACGTTTCATACAAATTTTGTTTTGAGCAAGACACAAGACAACTGGATTGGCTTGTATGATTCAGGTAAGAAGCTGTTGGATGAAGTGGTCGTTCCAGCAGGGATACTCCAGGCTGACCAGTCGTATGCGCGGGTGGGCGATGGTTCTGCTGAATGGGAAGTAAAAGGTGGAAGCGAGGATAAATACGTAACTCCGAGTACCAACAATCAGACCATTGAAAGCAACCCGAAGATGGAAAAATTCGAACGACATGATCCGGTAGGTATCGGTATGGCTATTTCAGCCATGAGTGTAGTGTTCTGCGGACTGATTTTGCTGTACTTGTGCTTCAAGTTTGTGGGTAAGTTGGCTGTCAAGTTGCGTAAACGCAATGCGATGAAGGCCCAGAATGTGACCGACAAGCAGGAGGCAAAGGAACGTAAACTGGGTGAAGCTCCGGGTGAAGTGATTGCCGCCATTTCCATGGCTTTGCATGAAGCGCAGGGAGCCGATCACGATGTGGAAGAAACCATTCTGACCATCAGTCGGGTGAAACGAAGCTATTCACCGTGGAGTTCCAAAATTTATACCTTGCGTGAGACTCCTCATAAGAAATAA
- a CDS encoding acyl-CoA carboxylase subunit beta — translation MSNQLEKVKELIELRAQARLGGGTKAIDKQHDKGKYTARERIAMLLDEGSFEEMDMFVQHRCTNFGMDKKHYLGDGVVTGYGTIEGRLVYVFAQDFTVSAGSLSETMSLKICKVMDMAMKMGAPCIGLNDSGGARIQEGINALAGYAEIFQRNILASGVIPQISGIFGPCAGGAVYSPALTDFTLMMEGTSYMFLTGPKVVKTVTGEDVSQEDLGGASVHSTRSGVTHFTAATEEEGLALIRKLLSYIPQNNLEEPPYVDCMDPIDRLEDSLNEIIPDSPNKAYDMYEVIGAIVDNGEFLEVQRDFAKNIIIGFARFNGQSVGIVANQPKFLAGVLDCNASRKAARFVRFCDAFNIPIVSLVDVPGFLPGTGQEYNAVILHGAKLLYAYGEATVPKVTVTLRKSYGGSHIVMSCKQLRGDMNYAWPTAEIAVMGGAGAVEVLYAKEAKEAPDPKAFMAEKEAEYTKLFANPYNAAKYGYIDDVIEPRNTRFRIIRALQQLQTKKLTNPAKKHGNIPL, via the coding sequence ATGAGTAACCAACTTGAAAAAGTAAAAGAACTGATAGAGCTTCGTGCGCAGGCTCGTCTGGGTGGAGGCACGAAAGCCATCGACAAACAACATGATAAAGGAAAGTACACTGCACGTGAACGTATAGCCATGCTCCTTGATGAAGGAAGTTTTGAAGAAATGGATATGTTTGTGCAGCATCGCTGTACTAATTTTGGAATGGACAAGAAGCATTATTTGGGAGACGGCGTCGTAACCGGTTACGGGACTATCGAAGGCCGTCTGGTTTATGTTTTTGCCCAGGATTTCACGGTTTCTGCCGGTTCCTTGTCTGAAACCATGTCGTTGAAAATCTGTAAGGTGATGGATATGGCCATGAAGATGGGGGCGCCATGTATCGGATTGAACGATTCTGGTGGTGCCCGTATCCAGGAAGGTATTAATGCTTTGGCAGGTTATGCGGAAATTTTCCAGCGCAATATCCTGGCTTCGGGAGTGATTCCGCAGATTTCCGGTATCTTCGGTCCTTGTGCAGGAGGTGCGGTGTATTCTCCGGCCTTGACAGACTTCACCTTGATGATGGAAGGTACTTCTTACATGTTTCTTACCGGACCGAAGGTAGTCAAGACGGTGACAGGTGAGGATGTGTCACAGGAAGATTTGGGAGGTGCCAGCGTGCATTCCACTCGCTCGGGCGTGACGCATTTCACGGCTGCTACCGAAGAAGAGGGCTTGGCTTTGATTCGCAAATTGTTGAGTTATATCCCGCAGAACAACTTGGAAGAGCCTCCTTATGTAGACTGTATGGATCCGATTGATCGCCTGGAAGATTCGCTCAACGAAATTATCCCGGACAGTCCGAACAAGGCATACGATATGTACGAAGTAATCGGTGCTATTGTCGATAATGGAGAGTTTCTCGAAGTGCAACGTGATTTTGCCAAGAACATCATTATTGGTTTTGCCCGCTTCAACGGACAGTCGGTCGGTATCGTAGCCAACCAGCCGAAGTTCCTGGCCGGAGTACTCGATTGCAATGCATCCCGTAAAGCCGCTCGTTTCGTCCGTTTCTGTGATGCTTTCAACATTCCTATCGTATCGTTGGTGGATGTGCCGGGCTTCCTGCCGGGCACGGGACAAGAATACAATGCCGTTATTCTGCACGGAGCCAAACTGTTGTATGCCTATGGAGAGGCTACCGTACCGAAAGTAACGGTTACTCTTCGCAAGTCGTATGGAGGTTCTCACATTGTGATGAGCTGTAAGCAGCTGCGTGGCGATATGAATTATGCATGGCCTACTGCCGAAATTGCTGTAATGGGTGGAGCCGGTGCTGTAGAGGTGCTGTATGCCAAGGAAGCCAAGGAAGCTCCCGACCCGAAAGCCTTTATGGCAGAAAAGGAAGCCGAATACACGAAGTTGTTTGCCAACCCGTATAATGCAGCTAAGTATGGCTATATTGATGATGTCATTGAGCCGCGTAACACGCGTTTCCGCATTATCCGCGCCTTGCAGCAGTTGCAGACCAAGAAACTGACCAATCCGGCCAAGAAACACGGTAATATTCCTTTGTAA
- the mce gene encoding methylmalonyl-CoA epimerase, translating into MKISHIEHLGIAVKSIEEALPYYENVLGLKCYNIETVEDQKVKTAFLKCGDTKIELLEPTGPDSTIAKFIENRGMGVHHVAFAIEDGVANALTQAEEAGVRLIDKVPRKGAEGLHIAFLHPKSTMGVLTELCEK; encoded by the coding sequence ATGAAAATCTCTCACATTGAACATTTGGGCATAGCGGTCAAAAGTATTGAAGAAGCCCTTCCTTATTATGAAAACGTCCTCGGATTGAAATGCTATAACATAGAAACCGTAGAAGACCAGAAGGTAAAGACTGCTTTTTTGAAATGTGGTGACACAAAAATCGAATTATTGGAACCGACGGGCCCGGACAGTACCATAGCCAAGTTTATTGAAAACCGCGGGATGGGCGTGCATCATGTGGCTTTTGCCATAGAAGACGGTGTGGCAAATGCTTTGACGCAGGCTGAAGAAGCAGGAGTCCGTTTGATTGACAAGGTTCCCCGTAAAGGAGCAGAAGGATTGCATATTGCTTTCCTGCACCCGAAATCAACCATGGGGGTATTGACAGAACTTTGTGAAAAATAA
- a CDS encoding GNAT family N-acetyltransferase — MSIRLATYYHAKDVPDLPGSNIFHSTELFHVLEQTNGYCPRLLVAYEGETPIGKLLCILRRSTRLCRFVKKGYAYGVGEYFPSSYRKEEIFRELLSYFTIQFSERAFILEFRNLEEPLFGYRYFRRNGYFPVRWLRVRNSLHHDSLDKWMSASRKKQISHGLKNGAVIDVARTEEELNAFFSMLKRYYSPKIHRYLPDIGFFSTLLEYSSHCGKIFIVRYKDKIIGGSVCLFSGSDAYLLFSGGMRKSYPLQYPGVLAVWGAILYARTQGCDHFEFIDAGLPFKKYGYRDFILRFGGKQMSSRRWFHVRWGWLNRLLTKIYV, encoded by the coding sequence ATGAGCATCCGTTTAGCTACATATTATCACGCTAAGGATGTGCCCGACTTGCCGGGTTCCAACATCTTTCATTCTACCGAGCTGTTTCATGTACTGGAACAGACGAATGGATACTGCCCACGTTTGCTGGTGGCCTACGAAGGGGAAACTCCTATTGGGAAATTATTGTGTATCTTACGTAGAAGTACACGTCTATGTCGTTTTGTAAAGAAAGGCTATGCGTATGGAGTGGGTGAATATTTCCCGTCTTCTTACCGGAAAGAAGAGATTTTTCGGGAGTTGCTGTCGTATTTCACCATTCAATTTTCTGAACGGGCTTTTATACTGGAGTTTCGCAATTTGGAAGAGCCTTTGTTTGGATATCGTTATTTCCGTCGGAACGGTTATTTTCCAGTCCGCTGGCTTCGGGTACGCAATTCTCTCCACCATGATTCCTTGGATAAATGGATGAGTGCTTCCCGTAAAAAGCAAATCAGCCATGGATTGAAGAATGGGGCAGTCATCGACGTCGCACGTACGGAAGAAGAGCTCAATGCTTTTTTCAGTATGCTCAAGCGTTATTATTCCCCCAAGATTCACCGTTATTTACCGGATATAGGATTTTTCAGTACCTTATTGGAGTATTCTTCCCATTGTGGAAAGATTTTTATCGTGCGTTATAAAGACAAGATTATCGGGGGCTCCGTATGTCTGTTTTCGGGGAGTGATGCTTATCTTTTGTTTTCCGGAGGGATGCGGAAAAGTTATCCTTTGCAGTATCCAGGTGTGCTGGCTGTATGGGGAGCTATTTTGTATGCCCGTACACAAGGGTGCGATCATTTTGAGTTCATTGATGCCGGTCTGCCTTTTAAAAAATATGGGTATCGCGACTTCATTCTGCGTTTCGGAGGAAAGCAGATGAGCAGCCGTCGTTGGTTTCATGTGCGTTGGGGATGGCTCAACCGGTTACTCACCAAAATCTATGTATAG
- a CDS encoding nitroreductase family protein, whose protein sequence is MKNFSDLIRNRRSMRKFTGEELTQDQVLTLLKAALMSPSSKRSNCWQFIVIDDKDMLEKLSLCKESGAAFVKDAAIAIVVTADPLASDVWIEDASIASVMIQLQAEDLGLGSCWIQVRERFTANGVPANEYIHELLDLPLQLQVLSLIAIGHKGMERKPFDESHLQWEKVHINKYGGK, encoded by the coding sequence ATGAAAAACTTCAGTGATTTAATCAGAAACAGACGAAGCATGCGTAAATTCACGGGTGAGGAACTTACCCAGGACCAGGTGCTCACGCTATTGAAAGCTGCGCTGATGTCTCCCTCTTCCAAGCGCTCCAACTGCTGGCAGTTTATTGTCATCGACGACAAAGACATGTTGGAAAAGCTGTCTCTCTGCAAGGAATCGGGAGCTGCCTTTGTAAAAGATGCCGCTATAGCCATTGTAGTTACAGCCGACCCGCTTGCAAGTGACGTCTGGATCGAAGATGCCTCCATTGCTTCTGTCATGATACAGCTGCAAGCCGAAGATTTAGGACTGGGAAGCTGCTGGATACAAGTCAGAGAACGCTTCACAGCCAACGGTGTGCCTGCCAATGAATATATCCATGAACTACTGGACCTCCCCCTGCAGTTACAAGTACTTTCCCTCATCGCCATAGGCCACAAAGGCATGGAGCGCAAGCCTTTCGACGAGTCACACCTGCAATGGGAAAAGGTACACATCAATAAATACGGAGGGAAATAA
- a CDS encoding Rossmann-like and DUF2520 domain-containing protein: MMNTKKKSIVCIGAGNVATHISKALQQKGFRLQQVYSRTENSARTLADILGCKWTNQLAQVYEQADVYIVSVKDAVLETVIDQLAHCNPDALYLHTAGSMPMEVWEGKQKNYGVAYPMQTFSKQREVRIEEVPFFIEANSTENLSQLREIAESLSPKVYEATSAQRKYLHIAAVFACNFSNHMYAICEHLLTTHQLPFETMLPLIDETARKVHKLPPVEAQTGPARRYDENVIHRHLDMLKEEEPQLAKIYQLLSQHIHQYENEKQK, translated from the coding sequence ATGATGAACACAAAAAAGAAATCGATTGTATGTATCGGGGCCGGTAACGTAGCGACCCATATTTCAAAAGCCTTGCAACAAAAAGGCTTCCGATTACAGCAGGTATACAGCCGAACCGAAAACTCAGCCCGTACGTTGGCCGACATACTAGGATGCAAATGGACAAACCAACTGGCACAAGTTTATGAACAAGCGGATGTCTACATTGTCTCAGTCAAGGATGCTGTATTGGAAACAGTCATTGACCAACTGGCCCATTGCAATCCCGACGCACTCTACCTGCACACGGCCGGAAGCATGCCTATGGAGGTGTGGGAAGGGAAACAGAAAAACTATGGTGTGGCGTATCCCATGCAAACTTTCAGCAAACAACGAGAAGTGCGCATCGAAGAAGTACCCTTCTTCATCGAAGCCAACTCGACTGAAAACCTTTCGCAGCTCCGGGAGATTGCCGAAAGTTTGAGTCCCAAGGTGTATGAAGCCACTTCTGCACAACGGAAATACCTGCACATCGCAGCCGTATTTGCCTGCAACTTCAGCAACCACATGTATGCCATTTGCGAACACCTGCTCACGACTCATCAATTGCCTTTTGAAACTATGCTCCCCCTGATTGACGAGACAGCCCGGAAAGTACACAAGCTGCCACCCGTCGAAGCGCAGACAGGCCCAGCCCGACGGTATGACGAGAATGTCATCCACCGCCATCTGGACATGCTGAAGGAAGAAGAACCACAACTGGCAAAAATCTACCAACTGCTGAGCCAGCATATCCACCAATATGAAAATGAAAAACAGAAATAA
- a CDS encoding HAD family hydrolase, which yields MINYDLTKIKALFFDVDGVLSAETIFLHPDGEPMRSVDIKDGYALQLAVKCGLHVAIITGGKTEAVRKRYEGLGIKDVYLGAAIKTREYKELLTKYNLKPEEVLYMGDDIPDYEVMQLVGLPCCPADAAPEIKAISKYISHCKGGYGCGRDVIEQVLKAQGKWMAGQAAFGW from the coding sequence ATGATTAACTACGATTTAACGAAAATAAAAGCTCTGTTCTTCGACGTGGACGGAGTATTGAGTGCAGAAACCATCTTCCTGCACCCGGATGGAGAGCCGATGCGCTCTGTCGACATCAAAGACGGATACGCCCTTCAGCTGGCCGTGAAATGTGGCCTGCATGTAGCCATCATCACAGGTGGAAAAACGGAAGCTGTCCGCAAACGTTACGAGGGACTGGGCATCAAGGATGTCTACCTAGGAGCTGCCATAAAGACCCGCGAATACAAGGAACTGCTGACTAAATATAACCTGAAACCGGAAGAAGTACTTTACATGGGTGACGATATTCCCGACTACGAAGTGATGCAACTGGTAGGACTGCCTTGCTGCCCGGCCGACGCTGCTCCGGAAATCAAAGCCATCAGTAAATATATTTCTCACTGCAAAGGCGGATATGGTTGCGGACGGGATGTCATCGAACAGGTACTGAAAGCACAGGGAAAATGGATGGCAGGACAGGCCGCTTTCGGATGGTAA
- a CDS encoding Maf-like protein, which translates to MRPLENIQHYKIVLASNSPRRRELLSGLNVNYTVKVLPGIDESYPDNLEGEEIPMYISRKKADAYRNSIGEDELIITADTVVYIHGKVLGKPKSLEEAKEMLRELSGDTHQVITGVCLTTRETQRTFSAVTQVTFDVLTEDEIDFYVEKYHPLDKAGAYGVQEWIGFVGVSKLDGSYFNVMGLPVQRLYQELKKL; encoded by the coding sequence ATGAGACCATTGGAAAATATTCAGCACTATAAAATTGTATTGGCTTCCAATTCTCCACGCCGACGGGAACTGTTGAGCGGACTGAACGTAAACTACACAGTAAAGGTGCTGCCGGGAATCGACGAAAGTTATCCAGACAATTTGGAAGGAGAGGAAATCCCCATGTACATCTCACGCAAAAAAGCGGATGCCTATCGCAATTCCATAGGAGAGGATGAACTGATTATCACAGCAGATACAGTAGTATATATCCACGGGAAAGTATTAGGCAAGCCTAAATCACTGGAAGAAGCCAAAGAAATGCTACGGGAACTTTCCGGCGACACCCATCAGGTAATCACTGGCGTGTGTCTGACCACTCGAGAAACACAGCGCACGTTCTCGGCTGTGACACAAGTCACCTTCGATGTGCTGACTGAAGATGAAATTGACTTTTATGTAGAGAAATACCATCCACTAGACAAAGCAGGCGCCTACGGAGTACAAGAATGGATTGGCTTTGTAGGTGTATCGAAACTGGATGGATCGTATTTCAATGTCATGGGACTTCCGGTACAGCGCCTGTATCAGGAACTCAAAAAGCTTTAA